From a single Candidatus Binataceae bacterium genomic region:
- a CDS encoding helix-turn-helix domain-containing protein, giving the protein MDLTNQVLTVRQLADYLHCHTSTIYRLLRENGLPGFKLGKSYRFVLSDIETWVHDLERSPAARPADIPAPRTRARTAVRAAK; this is encoded by the coding sequence ATGGATTTGACCAATCAGGTCCTTACCGTCCGGCAGCTAGCAGATTACCTGCATTGCCACACATCTACGATCTATCGCCTGCTGCGCGAGAATGGCCTACCCGGTTTCAAGCTCGGCAAGTCGTATCGCTTCGTGCTGTCCGATATCGAAACCTGGGTGCACGATCTCGAGCGGTCGCCGGCGGCGCGCCCGGCAGATATCCCTGCGCCCCGCACCCGGGCCCGCACCGCAGTTCGCGCCGCGAAGTAG
- a CDS encoding DoxX family membrane protein, translated as MASAGAFSQAQSAGDLVITSPAIGIAARILFSLIFVLSGITHFTTMSDYVNLMDPAIPFRAFWVMISGVVELVGALMILFNYKPRLGAWLIVLFLVPVTFVVHGLNILTLKDPLMRTINVSMLLKGFAMIGGALFITQSGVKASRD; from the coding sequence ATGGCATCGGCGGGCGCTTTTTCCCAGGCGCAAAGCGCGGGCGATCTCGTGATCACGAGCCCGGCGATCGGAATCGCGGCGCGAATCCTCTTCTCGCTCATCTTCGTGTTATCAGGCATCACCCATTTCACGACCATGAGTGACTACGTGAACCTGATGGATCCGGCGATTCCGTTCCGCGCCTTCTGGGTGATGATCTCGGGCGTCGTCGAGCTGGTCGGTGCTTTGATGATCCTTTTCAATTACAAGCCGCGCCTTGGCGCGTGGCTGATAGTGCTCTTCCTGGTGCCCGTGACGTTCGTCGTGCACGGGCTGAATATCCTCACGCTCAAGGACCCGCTGATGCGTACGATCAACGTCTCGATGCTGCTGAAGGGGTTCGCGATGATCGGCGGCGCGCTTTTCATCACGCAGTCCGGCGTTAAAGCCTCGCGCGATTAA
- a CDS encoding carboxymuconolactone decarboxylase family protein, with the protein MISRTQRVQFVDLAKLSTEDREMAERTQVNGKVINIFRVLMNHPKLARAWSRFATYILSDNQTLNVRDREMIILRIGWLNQAAYEWEQHVRIAKQGGITDEEIERIGKGPKAGWNKHDTALLQAADDLFENSVVSDETWKTLSERYNTQQMMDVVFTIGQYNLVSWALNSCGVPLDDYLPGAKK; encoded by the coding sequence ATGATTTCCAGAACGCAGCGCGTACAATTCGTCGACCTCGCCAAGCTCAGCACCGAAGATCGCGAGATGGCCGAGCGGACCCAGGTTAACGGCAAGGTCATCAATATCTTTCGCGTGCTGATGAATCATCCGAAACTCGCCCGCGCATGGTCGCGCTTCGCGACCTACATCCTGTCGGACAACCAGACGCTCAACGTGCGCGACCGCGAGATGATCATCCTGCGTATCGGATGGCTCAACCAGGCGGCCTACGAATGGGAACAGCACGTGCGCATCGCCAAGCAGGGCGGGATTACCGACGAAGAGATCGAGCGCATCGGCAAAGGGCCCAAGGCTGGATGGAACAAGCACGACACGGCGCTGCTGCAGGCGGCCGACGATCTGTTCGAGAATTCGGTCGTTTCCGATGAGACCTGGAAGACGCTGAGCGAGCGCTACAACACTCAACAGATGATGGACGTCGTGTTCACTATCGGTCAGTACAATCTCGTCTCGTGGGCGCTCAACAGTTGCGGCGTGCCGCTCGACGATTACCTGCCCGGCGCGAAGAAGTAA
- a CDS encoding LLM class flavin-dependent oxidoreductase, whose amino-acid sequence MHIMWFTERQYHYDPEEEPGKSKTLEDQILRNRSFFGLPNQNFDPVQGSMLLNQYLDEKIYSEELGFDGLMLNEHHGTPFCLGSVMDVEAAVLAKATKRAKIVLLGNPVPTVANALRLAEELAMIDLISGGRLVPGWVRGAGSEQLANNANPAYNREYFEEGVDFILKAWTTPGPFRYEGKHFHFRFVNPWVVPMQKPHPPIWIPGLVSPDTVIWCAKKRFPYVALATRLEPTVELWNLYTDTAAREGYQAGPENFGYLQPVFVSDNQARAEELGKRFLYGGAFAHFARPEWMFPPGYNSKEATRRMARLPAAANLPGKPIHEGGGNETDAELEEIRRGVYARYEDSKKDLQMIAGTPDYVIPRLRKVLEVLRPGIFSFWLDGPVGYKDRVKCLEMLGKHVIPAVREIGKELGLKDPFERKPGSVPLAAGRQPERVAQVEGLSSMPG is encoded by the coding sequence ATGCACATAATGTGGTTTACAGAACGGCAGTATCACTACGACCCCGAAGAGGAGCCCGGAAAGAGCAAGACGCTCGAAGATCAGATCCTCCGCAACCGCAGTTTCTTCGGATTGCCTAATCAGAACTTCGACCCCGTGCAGGGCTCGATGCTGCTGAATCAGTACCTTGACGAAAAAATCTACTCCGAGGAGTTGGGCTTCGATGGCCTGATGCTGAACGAGCATCACGGCACGCCCTTCTGTCTCGGCTCCGTCATGGATGTCGAAGCGGCGGTGCTCGCCAAGGCAACCAAGCGCGCGAAGATCGTGCTGCTCGGAAATCCCGTACCGACGGTCGCGAACGCGCTGCGGCTTGCCGAAGAGCTCGCGATGATCGATCTGATCTCGGGCGGCCGCCTGGTTCCGGGATGGGTCCGCGGAGCGGGCAGCGAGCAGCTCGCCAACAATGCGAATCCCGCGTACAACCGCGAATACTTCGAGGAAGGCGTCGATTTCATCCTCAAGGCCTGGACGACGCCCGGCCCGTTCCGCTACGAGGGCAAGCATTTCCATTTCCGCTTCGTGAATCCGTGGGTGGTGCCGATGCAGAAACCGCATCCTCCCATCTGGATTCCTGGCCTCGTCAGCCCCGACACCGTCATCTGGTGCGCAAAGAAGCGCTTTCCCTACGTCGCGCTCGCGACGCGCCTCGAGCCGACCGTCGAGTTGTGGAATCTCTACACCGACACCGCGGCGCGCGAGGGCTATCAGGCCGGACCCGAGAACTTCGGCTATCTGCAGCCGGTCTTCGTTAGCGATAACCAGGCGCGCGCCGAAGAGCTCGGCAAGCGCTTCCTCTATGGCGGCGCGTTCGCGCATTTCGCGCGGCCCGAATGGATGTTCCCCCCGGGATACAACTCGAAAGAAGCGACGCGCCGGATGGCGCGGCTGCCCGCGGCGGCGAACCTGCCCGGCAAGCCGATCCACGAGGGCGGCGGCAACGAGACCGACGCTGAGCTCGAAGAAATCCGCCGCGGCGTCTATGCGCGCTACGAAGACAGCAAGAAGGACCTGCAGATGATCGCGGGCACTCCAGACTACGTCATCCCGCGGCTGCGCAAGGTCCTCGAAGTCCTGCGCCCGGGCATCTTCTCGTTCTGGCTCGACGGCCCGGTCGGCTACAAGGATCGCGTGAAGTGCCTCGAGATGCTCGGCAAGCACGTGATTCCTGCCGTGCGCGAAATCGGCAAAGAGCTCGGCCTCAAGGATCCGTTCGAGCGCAAGCCCGGCTCGGTCCCTTTAGCGGCAGGGCGCCAACCCGAGCGAGTCGCGCAGGTAGAAGGCCTCAGCTCGATGCCTGGATAA
- a CDS encoding L,D-transpeptidase family protein — MTPQQIQLRAMANAGTLSDLRWPDFSNIKPQVLSFYDAGNYQPAWTVSGKPIPQAAAMIAEFKNASDEGLNPEDYDAARWDARMAKVQSSSPPPSPDELDDFDLAMTVSAMRLVSDLHDGRVDPRILKIGLDSNAAHFDLPAAIRTLILPSANMDAAIQSVEPPYAGYKRAEGALATYLKMAAAGDTKPLAVPDKSIHPGNQYPAIADLAARLKQLGDLPADTDIPATQTQYKGPIVDGVKHFQDRLGLEPDGILGKGTVTELNRPLSYRVEQLQLTLERYRWIPTSFPDPPILINIPEFMLRTMRKQPAPFLKMRVIVGKAYGKQTPVFADYMKWVIFHPYWDVPPSILHGEIVGKISRNRDYVADNDFEVVDDSDNVVTDDSISDDVLQGLRSGRYRVRQKPGDKNALGPIKFIFPNDYDVYLHGTPAQSLFSHARRDFSHGCIRVENPEALADWVLRDQPGWDPNRIKETLAGDETVRVNLTKPIPVLILYSTAVVEPDGEVKFFDDIYGYDKRLKELLATGYPPKG, encoded by the coding sequence ATGACGCCGCAGCAGATCCAACTTCGCGCGATGGCCAATGCCGGCACGCTCAGCGATCTGCGCTGGCCCGATTTCAGCAACATCAAGCCGCAAGTGCTCTCCTTCTACGATGCCGGCAATTACCAACCCGCATGGACCGTGAGCGGCAAGCCGATTCCGCAGGCGGCGGCAATGATCGCCGAGTTCAAGAACGCATCGGATGAAGGTCTCAATCCCGAGGACTACGATGCGGCGCGATGGGACGCGCGCATGGCCAAGGTTCAGTCGTCGTCGCCGCCGCCTTCGCCCGACGAGCTAGATGATTTCGACCTGGCGATGACCGTGAGCGCGATGCGCCTCGTTTCCGATCTCCACGACGGCCGTGTCGATCCGCGCATTCTCAAGATCGGCCTCGATTCCAACGCCGCCCATTTCGATCTCCCCGCCGCGATCCGGACCCTGATTCTGCCTTCGGCAAATATGGACGCCGCAATCCAGAGCGTTGAACCGCCGTACGCTGGCTACAAGCGCGCCGAGGGCGCGCTCGCGACTTATCTCAAGATGGCCGCGGCGGGCGACACCAAGCCGCTTGCTGTCCCCGACAAGTCGATACATCCGGGGAATCAGTATCCGGCGATCGCCGATCTCGCGGCGCGCCTCAAGCAGTTAGGTGATCTGCCCGCTGACACCGATATCCCGGCGACCCAGACGCAATACAAAGGTCCGATCGTTGACGGGGTGAAGCACTTCCAGGATCGCCTGGGGCTGGAGCCCGACGGCATCCTCGGCAAGGGAACCGTCACCGAGCTTAACCGTCCGCTGAGTTATCGCGTTGAGCAGTTGCAACTCACCCTTGAGCGCTATCGCTGGATTCCGACGAGCTTTCCTGATCCTCCGATTCTCATCAATATTCCGGAGTTCATGCTGCGCACGATGCGCAAACAGCCAGCGCCGTTTCTGAAGATGCGCGTCATCGTCGGCAAAGCCTACGGCAAACAGACGCCGGTGTTTGCTGACTATATGAAGTGGGTGATTTTCCATCCCTACTGGGATGTACCGCCTTCGATTCTGCACGGCGAGATCGTCGGCAAGATCTCACGCAATCGCGACTACGTTGCCGACAACGATTTCGAAGTGGTAGACGATAGCGACAATGTCGTGACCGACGACTCGATCAGCGACGATGTGTTGCAGGGACTGCGCTCGGGCCGCTATCGCGTGCGCCAGAAGCCCGGCGACAAGAATGCGCTCGGACCGATAAAGTTCATTTTTCCCAACGACTACGACGTCTACCTGCACGGGACTCCGGCCCAAAGTTTGTTCTCGCACGCCCGGCGCGATTTCAGCCACGGATGTATCCGGGTCGAGAATCCCGAGGCGCTGGCCGACTGGGTGCTGCGCGATCAGCCGGGATGGGACCCGAATCGCATCAAAGAGACGCTCGCCGGCGATGAGACTGTGCGCGTCAATCTGACCAAGCCGATTCCGGTGCTCATTCTCTACAGCACCGCCGTGGTCGAGCCCGATGGCGAAGTGAAATTCTTCGACGACATCTATGGCTACGACAAACGGCTGAAGGAATTGTTGGCGACCGGTTATCCGCCCAAGGGTTAG
- a CDS encoding CBS domain-containing protein yields the protein MPGEFPYTKILCPIDFDHDSTAVLKTIESLARLGDCTIVLLNVAPIVVHGGGFADVNKAQVDFANSRLEEIARKHLAGLRFETMAPAGDPANEILKAATEARIDLIVMAKHGHKGLAHLIIGSVAEKVIRQAPCPVLAVPAGKFDPKKTVDVWMTRHPVTAAADETLESIQTKMEHGGFRSIPIVTDGKPIGIITDRDLRLFAGKHKDVLARDAMSEALVTVTPATSLKEAARILKEHKIDCLPVVTDDGGLAGIITTTDVMSAVES from the coding sequence ATGCCTGGCGAGTTTCCGTACACGAAGATTCTCTGCCCAATCGACTTTGATCATGACTCGACCGCCGTCCTCAAAACGATCGAAAGCCTCGCCCGCTTGGGCGATTGCACGATCGTCCTTCTGAATGTCGCTCCCATCGTTGTCCATGGCGGAGGTTTCGCCGACGTCAACAAGGCACAGGTCGATTTCGCGAACTCACGCCTCGAAGAAATCGCGCGCAAGCATCTGGCGGGCTTGCGCTTCGAAACCATGGCGCCGGCGGGCGATCCTGCAAATGAGATCCTGAAAGCCGCGACCGAGGCCAGGATCGATCTGATCGTGATGGCCAAACATGGGCACAAGGGTCTCGCACATCTGATCATCGGCAGCGTGGCCGAGAAGGTTATTCGCCAGGCGCCGTGCCCGGTCCTCGCCGTTCCTGCCGGCAAATTCGATCCAAAGAAGACGGTCGACGTCTGGATGACACGTCATCCTGTCACGGCCGCCGCGGATGAGACGCTCGAGTCGATCCAGACCAAGATGGAGCACGGCGGTTTTCGCTCCATTCCGATTGTCACCGACGGCAAACCGATCGGCATCATCACCGATCGCGACCTTCGTCTGTTCGCCGGCAAGCACAAGGACGTGCTCGCGCGCGATGCCATGAGTGAGGCGCTCGTGACGGTAACTCCCGCAACATCGCTCAAAGAAGCCGCGCGCATTCTCAAAGAGCACAAGATCGATTGCCTGCCGGTGGTCACCGATGATGGCGGGCTCGCAGGTATCATCACGACTACTGACGTTATGAGCGCGGTCGAATCGTGA
- a CDS encoding alpha/beta hydrolase — MAAKDSVHEEPHSVGADELTVIKGGSGKPLLVLHEELGYPGWMNWNEALAARHTLITPLYPGFGKSPRADWIMNVRDLASFIARFVREQNLAPIDVIGFSFGGWIAAEMAANDPAIFSKMVLVAPAGIRPPDGDIMDMFTVPAIIYLRESVRDASKTAEFAALYDGGLSPEQYEAFEDARAESARLAWQPYMYNPSLPHLLDGTVKAPTLIVWGKDDRTVPASAAGVYNKSIKGSRLVAFEGCGHRPEVEKSEQFIKEVQNFLA; from the coding sequence ATGGCTGCGAAAGATTCGGTCCACGAAGAACCACACAGCGTAGGCGCGGATGAACTAACCGTCATCAAGGGCGGCTCGGGCAAGCCGCTGCTGGTCCTGCATGAAGAGCTCGGCTATCCGGGCTGGATGAACTGGAATGAGGCGCTGGCCGCCAGGCATACGCTGATCACCCCCCTATATCCCGGATTCGGAAAATCGCCGCGCGCCGACTGGATCATGAACGTGCGCGATCTCGCCTCGTTTATCGCGCGTTTCGTGCGCGAGCAGAATCTCGCGCCGATCGATGTGATCGGATTCTCCTTCGGCGGATGGATCGCGGCCGAGATGGCCGCCAATGACCCGGCAATCTTCTCGAAGATGGTACTAGTCGCGCCGGCCGGAATACGTCCGCCCGACGGCGACATCATGGACATGTTCACCGTGCCCGCGATCATCTACCTGCGCGAGTCGGTGCGTGATGCTTCCAAGACCGCAGAGTTCGCCGCGCTCTACGACGGCGGGCTGTCGCCGGAGCAATACGAGGCCTTCGAAGACGCGCGCGCGGAGTCGGCGCGCCTCGCGTGGCAGCCCTACATGTACAATCCGAGCCTGCCGCATCTGCTCGACGGCACGGTCAAAGCGCCGACGCTGATCGTATGGGGCAAGGACGATCGCACCGTGCCTGCCTCGGCGGCCGGCGTTTACAATAAGTCGATCAAGGGCTCGCGGCTCGTCGCGTTCGAGGGATGCGGCCATCGGCCCGAAGTAGAAAAATCGGAACAGTTCATCAAGGAAGTGCAGAACTTCCTCGCATAA
- a CDS encoding helix-turn-helix domain-containing protein produces MATISRRKGSAPQDKQPVVIDRDTEIITMAELAAYLNCHEATIRRLLQKGEIPGFKLGSDWRFNLRSIEEWRKKRMTNKAAKP; encoded by the coding sequence ATGGCAACAATCAGTCGCCGCAAGGGAAGTGCGCCCCAAGACAAGCAACCGGTGGTTATCGATCGCGACACCGAAATCATCACGATGGCCGAGCTGGCTGCCTATCTGAATTGCCACGAGGCCACCATCCGCCGACTGCTGCAGAAGGGCGAGATTCCCGGTTTCAAGCTGGGTAGCGATTGGCGTTTCAACTTGCGCTCGATCGAGGAATGGCGCAAGAAACGCATGACGAATAAGGCAGCCAAACCCTGA
- a CDS encoding MBL fold metallo-hydrolase, translating into MRRFLKIAAIAIGSAIVVVAIALAFLLQGPPIPDHSDYQIDLATLRKLADQDSGAKPVKVNAAVIAQGNPPAAMFLGGIRFDRYHMVFPSYQVLYPDGTMVIVDAPPGRDFFEKSFPGRFDEEQYKADQDALMHARAIVITHEHADHMKGIAESPALPAFADHLMLSREQRDDDKWMKASNFPEDVRSKLHPIDYDHYYALAPGVVLIKAPGHTPGSQIVYVRLADNSEYLLIGDVAWSMEQVSTPRCRPRLAELGMGENAQQVTSELRTLHDLAAANPDLHIVVSHDAKRLADYESKGQIGSTFGSAH; encoded by the coding sequence ATGCGACGCTTCCTGAAGATTGCCGCAATCGCGATCGGCAGTGCAATCGTAGTCGTCGCGATCGCGCTTGCGTTTCTGCTGCAGGGGCCGCCGATACCGGATCACTCGGATTATCAAATCGATCTCGCGACGCTGCGAAAGCTCGCCGACCAGGATTCCGGCGCCAAGCCCGTGAAAGTCAATGCCGCCGTGATCGCGCAGGGAAATCCACCCGCGGCGATGTTCCTCGGCGGTATCCGCTTCGACCGGTATCACATGGTATTTCCCTCGTACCAGGTGCTTTATCCGGACGGCACGATGGTGATCGTCGACGCGCCGCCGGGACGCGATTTCTTCGAAAAGTCATTTCCCGGGCGGTTCGACGAGGAGCAGTACAAGGCCGATCAGGATGCGCTCATGCATGCGCGGGCGATCGTGATCACCCATGAGCACGCCGATCATATGAAGGGCATCGCGGAATCACCGGCTCTGCCCGCCTTCGCCGACCATCTGATGCTATCGCGCGAGCAGCGCGATGATGACAAGTGGATGAAGGCGAGTAATTTTCCCGAGGACGTCCGCAGCAAGCTGCATCCGATCGATTACGATCACTACTATGCGCTCGCGCCGGGCGTGGTTCTGATCAAGGCCCCGGGGCATACTCCAGGTAGTCAGATTGTTTACGTCCGCCTCGCCGACAACTCCGAGTATCTACTGATTGGCGACGTCGCGTGGTCCATGGAACAGGTCAGCACACCCAGGTGCCGGCCGCGCCTCGCGGAGCTGGGCATGGGCGAAAACGCTCAGCAGGTGACCTCGGAGTTGCGCACGCTGCACGACCTCGCCGCGGCAAATCCTGACCTGCACATCGTCGTGTCGCACGACGCGAAGCGACTGGCTGACTACGAAAGCAAAGGCCAAATCGGAAGCACCTTCGGCTCGGCGCATTGA
- a CDS encoding phosphotransferase family protein codes for MPIEGVTTPVRENHRFDEKRLERYLAEQMPPLQGPLVISQFISGQSNPTFLLEAGDARLVMRKKPSGTLMQSAHQVEREYRIIRALAPTDVPVPRAHLLCEDTGVIGTPFFIMEYVPGRIMTDPLLPGLTRDERAAVFDSMNDTMARLHKVDYLAVGLEGFGRPEGYIARQVARWTRQYRAAEMDPIPEMDRLIEWMEQHIPKEDETSIAHGDFRLGNLILHPTEPRVIAVLDWELSTIGHPLADLAWNCLGYHYPPGMDDGAGYADKDLKALGIPAEEDYLAAYCRRTGRANVKDFQFFIAFAFFRSASIAQGIAWRAKQGNASGPDAEERGRRAAISAQIGWSIAQQL; via the coding sequence ATGCCTATCGAAGGAGTAACGACGCCAGTCCGTGAGAACCATCGCTTTGACGAGAAGCGCCTCGAGCGTTACCTCGCGGAGCAAATGCCTCCGCTGCAAGGTCCACTGGTTATCTCGCAGTTTATAAGCGGGCAGTCGAATCCCACGTTCCTGCTCGAGGCTGGTGACGCGCGCCTCGTGATGCGCAAGAAGCCGAGTGGCACGCTGATGCAATCGGCGCATCAGGTCGAGCGCGAGTATCGAATCATCCGCGCGCTCGCTCCGACTGATGTGCCTGTCCCGCGTGCCCATCTGCTTTGCGAAGACACCGGAGTGATCGGCACGCCGTTCTTCATCATGGAATATGTCCCGGGCCGGATCATGACCGACCCGCTGCTGCCAGGGCTTACGCGCGACGAGCGCGCCGCGGTCTTCGATTCGATGAACGATACGATGGCGCGGCTGCACAAGGTCGATTATCTCGCGGTCGGGCTCGAAGGCTTCGGCCGCCCGGAGGGATATATCGCGCGGCAAGTTGCGCGCTGGACCAGGCAATACCGCGCCGCCGAGATGGATCCGATTCCCGAGATGGATCGGCTCATCGAATGGATGGAGCAGCACATCCCGAAGGAAGACGAGACCAGCATTGCGCATGGCGATTTCCGCCTCGGCAACCTGATCCTGCATCCGACCGAGCCGCGGGTCATCGCCGTGCTTGACTGGGAGTTATCGACGATCGGCCATCCGCTCGCGGACCTCGCCTGGAACTGCCTCGGCTACCATTACCCGCCCGGCATGGACGACGGCGCGGGTTACGCCGACAAGGATCTCAAAGCGCTCGGTATTCCGGCCGAAGAGGATTACCTGGCCGCGTATTGCCGGCGCACCGGGCGCGCCAACGTCAAGGACTTTCAGTTCTTCATCGCGTTCGCGTTCTTTCGCTCAGCGTCGATCGCGCAGGGCATCGCGTGGCGCGCCAAGCAGGGCAACGCGAGCGGCCCCGATGCTGAGGAACGGGGCCGCCGCGCCGCGATCAGTGCGCAAATCGGATGGTCGATCGCGCAGCAACTCTGA